From Paenibacillus polymyxa, the proteins below share one genomic window:
- the hydG gene encoding [FeFe] hydrogenase H-cluster radical SAM maturase HydG codes for MSGVREKVSADFINEAEIMAAVEQGKQEATNRQRILEILEKGRACRGLNASEAAALLHVDDPELLEEMFKSSRAVKEQIYGNRIVLFAPLYVSNHCVNNCEYCGYKHTNDSFARSRLTPEELVEEVRVLQELGHKRLVLEAGEDPVHCPIDYIVDCLRQIYEVKVDNGSIRRINVNIASTTEEDYRKLAEVGIGTYILFQETYHRESYRKFHLQGPKRDYDWHTTAMDRAMRAGIDDVGIGVLYGLYDFRYETVAMLKHAEHLEETFGCGPHTVSVPRLRPAENVDLERYPYLVNDDDFMKIVSVLRLAVPYAGMILSTREEPEYRDRVIGLGVSQISAGSATGVGAYAKQETEDKPQFEVGDHRSPSEIIKSLCRGGYMPSYCTACYREGRTGDRFMELAKSGQIHNVCQPNSLLTFQEYLLDYGDEEARELGAAALRENLERIPRESTRRLTLDRLERLEAGERDLYF; via the coding sequence GGCAACAAATCGACAACGCATTTTGGAAATTTTAGAAAAGGGTAGAGCCTGCCGCGGGCTGAATGCAAGTGAAGCGGCGGCTCTTTTGCATGTAGATGATCCTGAATTATTGGAAGAGATGTTCAAATCTTCGCGGGCCGTCAAAGAGCAGATTTATGGCAACCGGATTGTGTTGTTCGCTCCTTTATATGTAAGCAACCACTGCGTTAATAACTGCGAATATTGTGGGTATAAGCATACCAATGATAGCTTTGCGCGTAGCCGCCTGACCCCGGAGGAATTGGTGGAGGAGGTTAGAGTGCTTCAAGAACTGGGACACAAGCGACTTGTATTAGAAGCGGGGGAAGACCCAGTCCATTGTCCCATTGATTATATCGTCGATTGTCTGCGCCAGATCTATGAGGTCAAGGTAGATAACGGCAGCATTCGGCGGATTAATGTGAATATTGCATCTACAACCGAGGAGGACTATCGGAAGCTGGCAGAGGTGGGTATTGGTACGTATATTTTATTTCAGGAAACGTATCATCGGGAGAGCTATCGCAAATTTCATCTGCAGGGACCCAAACGGGATTATGATTGGCACACCACCGCAATGGACCGGGCTATGCGTGCGGGTATAGATGATGTGGGGATCGGTGTGTTGTATGGCTTGTATGATTTCCGGTATGAAACAGTAGCCATGCTGAAACATGCAGAGCACTTGGAAGAAACCTTTGGTTGTGGGCCTCACACGGTCTCGGTTCCACGATTGCGTCCGGCTGAAAATGTAGATCTGGAGCGATATCCGTACCTGGTCAACGACGATGATTTTATGAAAATTGTATCCGTTCTTCGACTGGCTGTCCCTTATGCTGGGATGATCCTGTCTACGCGCGAGGAGCCGGAATATAGAGACCGTGTCATTGGTTTAGGCGTGTCACAGATTAGTGCTGGATCAGCTACAGGCGTAGGCGCCTATGCAAAACAGGAGACGGAAGATAAGCCTCAATTTGAGGTGGGAGACCATCGCTCTCCATCGGAAATTATTAAAAGTTTGTGCCGTGGCGGATATATGCCAAGCTACTGTACAGCTTGCTACCGTGAGGGACGAACCGGAGATCGCTTCATGGAACTTGCCAAATCCGGACAAATTCACAATGTGTGCCAGCCGAATTCGCTGCTGACCTTCCAAGAATATCTGCTGGATTATGGGGATGAGGAAGCACGTGAATTGGGAGCTGCTGCTCTGCGTGAAAATCTGGAGCGTATACCACGTGAATCAACGCGCCGTTTGACGCTTGACAGACTTGAACGATTAGAAGCAGGCGAGCGCGATTTGTATTTTTAG
- the hydF gene encoding [FeFe] hydrogenase H-cluster maturation GTPase HydF yields the protein MGMNDTPRSNRPHIVLLGRRNAGKSSILNALTGQPAAVVSPIGGTTTDPVFKPMELLPAGPIVLVDTAGLDDEGEIGELRRNKTLEILNSTDLALLVIDATVGVGPFEYELLEKLRTKKIPVIGVLNKIDTLAESDPMAATLETELNLALIPFSASMLRGDAELKKAITNTLPQNEDRFRIVGDLLSPGDLVVLVVPIDKAAPKGRLILPQQQTIRDTLESDAIAVVTKEHELRLTLERLGRKPSLVITDSQVFMKVAADTPKDIPLTSFSILFARHKGDLDELVRGARAIERLKDGDRVLIAEACTHQCQSDDIGRVKIPRWLRQTIGKRLIIEHASGSSFPDDLSEYALVIHCGACMLNRRTMLHRMSETKAARVPIVNYGVFIAYVQGVFPRAIKCFPSAMLAWEQAAKAGSYS from the coding sequence ATGGGAATGAATGATACCCCAAGAAGTAACCGACCACATATCGTTCTGCTTGGTCGCCGAAATGCAGGCAAATCCAGCATTCTGAACGCCTTGACCGGCCAGCCCGCCGCTGTGGTATCACCTATAGGAGGAACGACTACGGACCCCGTTTTCAAGCCGATGGAGCTACTTCCTGCGGGTCCCATTGTTCTGGTGGATACCGCCGGACTGGACGATGAGGGTGAGATCGGGGAGCTGCGCCGCAACAAAACGCTAGAAATACTTAATAGTACAGACTTGGCTCTGCTGGTCATCGACGCCACTGTTGGAGTCGGACCATTCGAGTACGAGCTGCTCGAGAAGCTACGCACCAAAAAGATTCCTGTCATTGGTGTACTAAATAAAATAGATACCCTTGCTGAATCAGATCCAATGGCTGCAACGCTGGAGACCGAATTGAATCTCGCACTGATTCCTTTCAGTGCATCTATGCTCCGGGGTGACGCAGAACTGAAAAAGGCCATCACAAATACACTCCCCCAAAACGAAGATCGCTTCCGTATCGTAGGTGACCTGTTGTCACCCGGCGATCTGGTCGTGCTGGTGGTTCCCATCGATAAAGCGGCACCAAAGGGACGATTGATTCTGCCGCAGCAGCAAACGATCCGTGATACGCTAGAGAGCGATGCCATCGCTGTCGTGACCAAAGAGCATGAGCTACGTTTGACGCTGGAGCGACTGGGACGCAAGCCCAGCCTGGTCATTACCGATTCACAGGTCTTTATGAAAGTTGCGGCCGACACGCCCAAGGATATACCACTTACCTCTTTCTCCATTCTGTTCGCCCGTCATAAAGGCGATCTGGACGAACTGGTGCGAGGAGCAAGAGCCATTGAACGCCTCAAGGATGGAGACCGTGTGCTCATTGCGGAAGCCTGCACTCACCAATGCCAATCTGACGATATTGGTCGAGTAAAAATCCCTCGTTGGCTGCGTCAAACGATAGGCAAACGCCTCATTATCGAACATGCATCTGGCTCCAGTTTCCCTGACGATTTGAGTGAATATGCGTTGGTTATTCATTGCGGTGCCTGTATGCTCAATCGGCGTACAATGCTTCACCGAATGTCTGAAACGAAAGCCGCCAGGGTGCCGATTGTGAACTATGGTGTGTTTATCGCTTATGTCCAGGGAGTCTTCCCCCGGGCTATTAAATGCTTTCCATCTGCTATGCTAGCCTGGGAGCAAGCCGCTAAAGCAGGAAGTTATTCTTAA
- a CDS encoding aspartate ammonia-lyase, with product MKIPMDALYGIHTARAMNNFAVSGRPVNRNLIHALVLVKKTAAQVNGEQTRLSAHRVSAIVNACDELLAGRHQDMFTVDAMQGGAGTSTHMNVNEVIANLAIVQLGGQPGQYELVHPLDDVNCCQSTNDVYPTALRIAAIRLLRPLCDTMSSLQNALQQKEIEYADLLKLGRTQLMDALPMMAGQGFGAYAKAIGRDRWRLYKAEERLREIPIGGTAIGTGMNAPRAYSYRMVEKLADETGLGLCRSDHPMDPIQNMDVFVEVSGLLKSAAVNLLKISSDFRLLASGPFGGIGEYLLPPVQAGSSIMPGKVNPVMAEMAGLTAMRVMAEDAAITMAAASGQLELNAFLPLIAESLLESLHILTNAVQLFEERCVRGLIVQEERCSANLHSSAVMASALVAELGYDEAASIASAAIAQGRTPEDIAEDRGQLTRARIDQLCHPYTVTKPGIPGQEEGTHHGNE from the coding sequence ATGAAAATTCCTATGGATGCCTTGTACGGTATTCATACCGCACGTGCGATGAACAATTTTGCAGTCAGCGGCAGGCCCGTGAACAGAAATCTGATTCACGCTCTTGTGTTGGTAAAAAAAACCGCCGCTCAAGTGAATGGTGAGCAGACCCGGTTGTCTGCCCACCGGGTCTCTGCCATTGTAAATGCCTGCGATGAATTACTCGCAGGACGGCATCAAGATATGTTTACCGTGGATGCCATGCAAGGCGGCGCAGGCACCAGTACCCATATGAACGTAAATGAGGTCATTGCTAATTTGGCCATTGTACAGCTAGGGGGGCAGCCAGGACAATATGAGCTTGTACATCCGCTGGATGATGTGAACTGCTGCCAATCTACGAATGATGTATATCCGACGGCGCTACGAATTGCAGCGATACGCCTGCTGCGCCCTTTGTGTGACACGATGTCTTCGTTACAAAATGCTTTACAGCAAAAAGAAATAGAATATGCCGACCTGCTCAAGCTAGGCCGCACACAGCTAATGGATGCCCTGCCTATGATGGCCGGGCAAGGCTTTGGCGCCTACGCAAAAGCTATAGGGCGTGACCGTTGGCGCCTCTATAAAGCCGAAGAGCGGCTACGAGAAATCCCTATTGGAGGCACGGCGATTGGCACTGGTATGAATGCGCCTCGGGCTTACAGCTACCGGATGGTCGAAAAGCTGGCGGATGAGACTGGATTAGGGCTATGCCGTAGCGACCACCCCATGGACCCGATTCAAAATATGGATGTCTTCGTCGAGGTGTCAGGTCTACTTAAATCCGCCGCGGTAAATCTGCTCAAAATATCTAGCGATTTTCGTCTGCTAGCCTCTGGTCCTTTCGGTGGTATCGGTGAATACCTGCTGCCCCCAGTCCAAGCTGGTTCCTCCATTATGCCTGGTAAGGTCAATCCGGTAATGGCTGAAATGGCCGGATTGACAGCGATGCGTGTGATGGCCGAAGATGCGGCTATCACGATGGCTGCTGCCTCTGGACAGCTGGAGCTGAACGCGTTCCTGCCGTTGATTGCCGAATCGCTGCTCGAATCGCTGCATATTCTCACCAATGCCGTTCAACTGTTCGAGGAACGGTGTGTGCGCGGTCTGATCGTACAGGAGGAACGCTGCTCTGCTAATCTGCACAGCTCAGCTGTGATGGCCTCCGCGCTGGTCGCTGAGCTTGGCTATGATGAAGCTGCTTCCATTGCATCAGCAGCCATTGCACAGGGTCGCACACCAGAGGATATTGCAGAGGATCGCGGTCAGCTGACCCGTGCGCGGATTGACCAATTGTGCCATCCCTATACCGTAACCAAGCCCGGAATTCCGGGGCAGGAAGAAGGAACTCACCATGGGAATGAATGA
- a CDS encoding 4Fe-4S dicluster domain-containing protein: protein MNRFVLADPDQCIGCRTCEIACVIAHSPENPFISPDDEFHFHPRLQVIKSFGVTAPVQCRHCEDAPCANACPNGSITNADGCILINSESCIGCKTCMIACPYGAITMVPQYRDGQPVVQDGLYTNVSGRLQPKERMIASKCDLCEGVDGGPACIGKCPTQALKLVEPDLVHARVEEKRAASARQLLHMTRIPATGL from the coding sequence ATGAATCGCTTTGTTTTAGCTGATCCCGATCAGTGTATCGGCTGTCGCACCTGTGAAATCGCCTGTGTTATCGCACATTCGCCGGAGAACCCCTTTATCTCGCCAGATGACGAGTTTCATTTTCACCCTCGCCTTCAGGTGATCAAATCATTCGGAGTCACTGCACCTGTTCAGTGTCGTCACTGTGAGGATGCTCCATGTGCTAATGCCTGTCCGAACGGCTCCATTACGAACGCAGACGGCTGCATTCTTATTAATAGCGAAAGCTGCATTGGCTGTAAAACCTGTATGATCGCCTGCCCTTACGGTGCGATTACCATGGTGCCTCAATACAGAGACGGGCAGCCGGTCGTGCAAGACGGACTGTACACCAATGTGTCGGGTCGTTTGCAACCTAAAGAACGCATGATTGCCAGCAAATGTGATTTGTGCGAAGGTGTGGACGGCGGACCGGCCTGTATTGGAAAATGTCCAACTCAAGCCCTCAAGCTGGTCGAGCCAGATCTGGTTCATGCCCGGGTTGAGGAAAAACGAGCTGCAAGTGCACGTCAGCTGCTGCATATGACACGCATTCCGGCGACGGGTCTATAA
- a CDS encoding iron hydrogenase small subunit, translating to MRKSHENPFIIKLYDEFLGEPLGHVSHHLLHTTFQKRGPGKQSRSNDMPVKGHNDYSIH from the coding sequence GTGCGCAAATCGCATGAGAACCCTTTTATCATCAAGCTGTACGATGAATTTCTGGGTGAGCCGCTAGGTCATGTATCGCACCATCTGCTGCACACGACCTTCCAAAAGCGTGGACCCGGCAAGCAGAGCCGTAGCAATGATATGCCCGTCAAAGGGCATAACGATTATTCCATTCATTAG
- a CDS encoding [FeFe] hydrogenase, group A, with protein MRTSDSTDPVIHIDPTLCTGCRRCAGVCPVDAIEGLPGEPQTVNADRCVICGQCVQICSVYASDWADSSPQAAAIRRQERIRERDMPADIGEPLFAAYYSYNLIKVADMMKKPGQLRIVQCAPAIRVSLAEEFGMPFGTLTPGKMAAALRRLGFDRVYDTNFGADVTIMEEGTELIRRVTEGGPLPMFTSCCPAWVRFAEIEYPDLLDHLSSCKSPMQMVGALIKTYGAQLDEVEPANIYSVAIMPCTCKQFECDRPEMESDGYRDVDEVLTTRELAYWIKQRGIDFMNLPDEEFDAPLGQYSGAGTIFGVTGGVMEAAIRTGYELLTNEKLPKLQLDFVRGEEGIRVAEVQVGELQLKVAVVAGLQHAYQLLDRVQAGECDYHFIEVMGCPAGCISGGGQPKLMLEKQKSMLIVHVNRPSMDTMLHLRCANRMRTLLSSSCTMNFWVSR; from the coding sequence ATGAGGACGTCTGATTCTACAGACCCCGTCATTCATATTGACCCAACGCTCTGCACTGGATGCAGACGCTGTGCGGGTGTTTGTCCGGTAGATGCCATAGAGGGACTGCCTGGAGAACCTCAAACCGTGAACGCAGACCGCTGTGTTATTTGCGGTCAATGTGTGCAAATATGCAGCGTGTACGCCTCAGATTGGGCAGATTCATCTCCGCAGGCAGCCGCCATCAGACGACAGGAACGTATACGTGAACGCGATATGCCTGCCGACATCGGCGAACCGCTATTTGCTGCCTATTATAGCTATAACCTGATTAAGGTAGCTGACATGATGAAGAAGCCAGGACAGCTTCGAATCGTGCAGTGCGCCCCAGCCATTCGCGTGTCACTCGCGGAGGAATTTGGTATGCCGTTTGGTACCCTGACGCCCGGCAAAATGGCCGCTGCCCTTCGTCGTCTCGGCTTCGATCGAGTATATGATACGAATTTCGGAGCTGACGTAACCATCATGGAAGAAGGCACTGAGCTGATTCGCCGCGTAACCGAGGGTGGACCGTTACCGATGTTCACATCCTGCTGTCCAGCTTGGGTCCGTTTTGCCGAGATTGAATACCCCGATCTGCTAGACCATCTATCCAGTTGCAAATCGCCAATGCAAATGGTGGGAGCACTGATCAAGACCTATGGTGCACAGCTGGATGAGGTGGAACCTGCGAATATTTACAGCGTCGCGATCATGCCATGTACCTGCAAACAATTTGAATGCGACCGTCCCGAAATGGAATCCGACGGTTATCGTGATGTGGATGAGGTGCTGACCACGCGTGAGCTGGCATACTGGATCAAGCAGCGCGGCATTGATTTTATGAACCTGCCTGATGAAGAATTTGATGCACCGCTAGGACAATATTCAGGCGCAGGCACTATTTTTGGGGTAACTGGAGGAGTTATGGAAGCTGCCATCCGCACAGGCTATGAGCTGCTGACGAATGAGAAGCTGCCCAAGCTCCAGCTGGATTTTGTCCGTGGCGAGGAAGGCATTCGAGTAGCAGAGGTACAGGTAGGCGAGCTGCAGCTCAAGGTGGCGGTCGTCGCTGGACTCCAGCATGCCTACCAACTCCTGGATCGTGTGCAGGCGGGTGAATGTGATTACCATTTTATTGAGGTCATGGGCTGTCCAGCCGGCTGTATCAGCGGAGGAGGGCAACCCAAGCTCATGTTGGAGAAACAAAAATCGATGCTTATCGTGCACGTAAATCGTCCATCTATGGACACGATGCTGCATCTCAGGTGCGCAAATCGCATGAGAACCCTTTTATCATCAAGCTGTACGATGAATTTCTGGGTGAGCCGCTAG
- a CDS encoding 4Fe-4S dicluster domain-containing protein has translation MSGVRNTLNRSTSRMGSANRTSAVASSFVVADGGQCIGCKACELACFAVHGQASGIGASIGTVSVPVVPKVYVVRAGDTYVPVQCRHCENAPCAHACPVQAIRQEDGVVMIDEERCIGCTSCVLACPFGAIEVSPVYRAGHVITQSGLTHRANRTALPRTAASKCDLCAETENGQPACVEACPNHVLRLANGISDSPPEPRREVFFPRL, from the coding sequence ATGAGCGGCGTACGAAACACGCTGAACCGTTCGACGAGCAGAATGGGTTCAGCCAATAGAACAAGTGCTGTTGCCTCCTCTTTCGTCGTTGCGGATGGCGGGCAATGTATTGGCTGCAAAGCCTGCGAACTGGCTTGCTTTGCCGTTCACGGTCAGGCGAGCGGCATAGGCGCTTCGATCGGAACAGTCAGCGTGCCTGTGGTGCCCAAGGTGTATGTAGTGCGAGCTGGGGATACGTACGTGCCGGTGCAATGCCGGCATTGTGAGAATGCCCCCTGTGCACATGCCTGTCCGGTGCAGGCCATTCGTCAGGAAGACGGCGTAGTCATGATTGATGAGGAACGATGCATCGGCTGCACCTCCTGTGTTTTGGCCTGCCCCTTCGGGGCAATCGAGGTGTCTCCGGTCTATCGAGCCGGGCACGTTATCACGCAGTCCGGCCTGACTCACCGTGCAAATCGAACCGCGCTTCCCCGAACTGCGGCAAGCAAATGCGATCTGTGCGCGGAAACAGAGAACGGACAGCCTGCTTGTGTAGAAGCCTGTCCAAATCATGTGCTACGGCTGGCCAATGGTATATCCGACTCGCCTCCAGAGCCTCGGCGGGAAGTCTTTTTCCCACGCCTGTAA
- the fdhF gene encoding formate dehydrogenase subunit alpha, with amino-acid sequence MADKVLTVCPYCGSGCQLHLLVDKGQVIGAEPANGRTNEGTLCLKGHYGWDFLNDPQILTARLRKPMIRKNGVMEEVEWNEAIQYTAERLSAIKEKYGPDSIMGTGSARGPGNEANYVMQKFMRAVIGTNNIDHCARVCHGPSVAGLTYSLGDGAMSNSIPEIEHSDLIFVFGYNAPETHPIVARRIVAAKQRGAKIIVCDPRMTETGRISDMWLPLKGGSNMALVNAFGHVLVHEGLYDKRYVEANTEGFAEYVDSIKKYTPEYAEGITGVKAADIRAAMREYAKAPTATILYGMGVCQFSQAVDVVKGLASLALLTGNLGKPNVGIGPVRGQNNVQGSCDMGALPNVYPGYQDVIDTAVRKKFEKAWGVELPRKKGYSLTEVPHLILKENKLKAYYIFGEDPVQSDPNAAELREALEQLEFVVVQDIFMNKTALHADVILPSTSWGEHDGVYSSADRGFQRIRKAVEPQGDVKPDWAIISEVATAMGYPMSYANTEEIWDEMRSLSPLFAGASYQKMEEQGGVQWPCPTEDHPGTPYLYKGNQFSTPSGKGRLFACEWRPPQEQPDAKFPLVLSTVREVGHYSVRTMTGNCRALRQLSDEPGFIQISPEDGADLNILDGEIVAISSRRGRIMARAQISDRVQQGATYMTYHWWVGACNELTADFLDPVSKTPELKYCAIRLERIADQAQAERDVHESYQKIRRQMNVQEAILADKVTR; translated from the coding sequence ATGGCAGACAAGGTATTAACAGTATGTCCCTACTGCGGAAGCGGTTGTCAGCTTCATTTGCTAGTGGACAAAGGACAGGTAATTGGCGCAGAGCCGGCTAATGGTCGTACAAATGAAGGAACATTGTGTTTGAAAGGACATTATGGGTGGGATTTTCTGAATGATCCACAGATTCTGACTGCACGCTTGCGCAAGCCCATGATTCGCAAAAATGGAGTCATGGAGGAAGTGGAGTGGAATGAAGCCATTCAGTATACTGCCGAACGACTGTCAGCCATTAAGGAAAAGTATGGTCCTGACTCTATCATGGGGACGGGCTCCGCACGCGGTCCGGGAAATGAAGCCAATTATGTTATGCAAAAATTCATGCGGGCAGTCATTGGCACCAACAATATTGATCATTGCGCTCGTGTATGCCACGGCCCTTCTGTAGCAGGTTTGACTTACTCGCTCGGGGACGGGGCTATGTCCAACTCTATTCCTGAAATTGAACACTCTGATCTCATATTCGTATTTGGATACAACGCGCCCGAAACGCATCCAATCGTCGCAAGACGCATCGTAGCAGCCAAGCAACGAGGTGCCAAAATTATTGTATGTGATCCACGCATGACTGAAACTGGACGCATTTCAGATATGTGGCTACCTCTAAAAGGCGGCTCGAACATGGCTTTGGTGAACGCTTTTGGTCATGTGCTAGTGCATGAAGGGCTGTACGACAAAAGATATGTGGAAGCAAACACAGAAGGCTTTGCCGAATACGTAGATAGCATTAAAAAATATACGCCCGAATATGCAGAAGGCATCACAGGTGTCAAGGCGGCTGACATTCGGGCGGCTATGAGGGAATATGCCAAGGCTCCTACCGCTACAATTCTGTACGGAATGGGCGTATGTCAATTTTCACAGGCTGTTGATGTGGTAAAAGGGCTCGCTTCCCTTGCCCTACTGACCGGAAATCTGGGCAAGCCAAATGTAGGTATTGGACCTGTACGTGGACAAAACAATGTTCAGGGCTCCTGCGACATGGGTGCATTACCTAATGTGTATCCTGGTTACCAGGATGTCATTGACACCGCAGTTCGCAAAAAGTTTGAAAAAGCATGGGGTGTTGAGCTACCGCGTAAAAAAGGATATTCACTTACAGAAGTACCGCATCTCATTCTGAAAGAGAACAAGCTGAAGGCTTATTATATTTTCGGCGAAGACCCTGTACAGAGTGATCCGAACGCTGCCGAGCTGCGTGAAGCGCTAGAACAATTGGAATTTGTCGTGGTGCAGGATATTTTCATGAACAAAACGGCGCTGCATGCGGATGTCATCCTCCCTTCTACCTCTTGGGGCGAGCATGACGGGGTGTATTCTTCGGCAGATCGGGGCTTTCAGCGTATCCGTAAGGCCGTCGAGCCGCAAGGTGATGTAAAGCCTGACTGGGCCATCATTAGTGAGGTTGCTACCGCCATGGGCTACCCTATGTCCTATGCGAACACAGAGGAAATTTGGGATGAAATGCGAAGCCTCAGTCCTTTATTCGCTGGTGCCAGCTACCAGAAAATGGAGGAACAAGGCGGCGTGCAATGGCCCTGCCCTACAGAGGATCATCCAGGTACACCGTATTTGTACAAAGGCAATCAATTTTCCACACCTAGTGGTAAAGGACGATTATTCGCCTGCGAATGGCGTCCGCCGCAAGAGCAGCCGGATGCAAAATTCCCGCTTGTCTTATCTACAGTCCGTGAGGTAGGTCATTATTCGGTGCGTACGATGACTGGGAATTGCCGTGCATTACGCCAGTTGTCTGATGAGCCTGGATTTATTCAGATTAGCCCAGAAGACGGAGCAGATCTGAATATTCTGGATGGCGAAATTGTTGCCATCTCCTCCCGTCGGGGACGCATCATGGCGCGGGCACAAATTAGCGACCGTGTGCAACAAGGTGCGACCTACATGACCTATCACTGGTGGGTCGGAGCATGTAACGAGTTAACCGCCGATTTTCTCGATCCGGTATCCAAAACCCCAGAATTGAAATACTGCGCCATCCGGTTGGAACGGATTGCCGACCAAGCGCAGGCTGAACGGGATGTACATGAATCGTACCAAAAGATTCGCAGACAGATGAACGTCCAGGAAGCCATTCTAGCTGACAAGGTGACAAGATGA